A stretch of the Erwinia sp. SLM-02 genome encodes the following:
- a CDS encoding YtjB family periplasmic protein produces the protein MAKAKLKFRLHRTVIVLICLALLVVLMQGASWFSLGRQMARSGQVEELAQTLTRQVAWTLTPLMENSDDNHQKIVDTLEQLTHESRILDAAVYDDDGSLVARSGETINVRDRLALDGQRAGSYFNHQIVQPLTSKDGPRGFLRVTLDTHVLVTEAKQVDNTTNILRLMMLLALAIGIILCRTLLRDRRTRWQQSPFLLTANNPIVEDNESDTERETESDSPAASPAEAVNETAKDPLSK, from the coding sequence ATGGCAAAAGCCAAACTTAAATTTCGCCTGCACCGAACGGTGATAGTGCTCATCTGCCTGGCGCTGCTGGTGGTGCTGATGCAGGGCGCGTCCTGGTTCAGTCTTGGCCGCCAGATGGCCCGCTCGGGACAGGTTGAGGAACTGGCTCAGACGCTGACCCGTCAGGTCGCGTGGACGTTGACGCCGCTGATGGAAAACAGCGACGACAATCATCAAAAAATCGTTGATACCCTTGAACAGCTCACCCACGAAAGCCGTATCCTGGACGCGGCGGTCTACGATGATGACGGCAGCCTGGTCGCACGCAGCGGCGAGACCATTAACGTGCGCGATCGCCTGGCGCTGGACGGCCAGCGCGCCGGTAGCTACTTCAATCATCAGATTGTCCAGCCGCTGACCAGCAAAGACGGCCCGCGTGGTTTTCTGCGCGTCACCCTGGATACCCACGTGCTGGTCACTGAAGCCAAGCAGGTGGATAACACCACCAATATCCTGCGGCTGATGATGCTGCTGGCGCTGGCCATCGGCATTATTCTCTGCCGTACCCTGCTGCGCGACCGCCGCACACGCTGGCAGCAGTCGCCGTTCCTGCTCACGGCGAATAATCCGATCGTTGAAGACAACGAAAGTGATACTGAACGTGAAACTGAGAGCGATTCTCCTGCCGCCAGTCCTGCAGAAGCGGTAAATGAAACGGCCAAAGATCCCCTAAGCAAATAG
- the serB gene encoding phosphoserine phosphatase, with protein sequence MPNSLTWCDLPSDVSLWPGLPLSLSGDEVMPLDYRAGQTGWLLYGRQLDKARLTDYQHRLGAAMVIVSAWSVEDYQVLRLAGSLTPRATKLAHEMGLDVAPLGRIPHLKTPGLLVMDMDSTAIEIECIDEIAKLAGSGELVAEVTERAMRGELDFAASLRQRVATLKDADANILKQVRDVLPLMPGLTSLVQKLQALGWEVAIASGGFTYYAEHLRDTLHLSAVAANVLEIRDGKLTGEVLGDIVDAQYKADTLKRLAERFNIAPEQTVAVGDGANDLPMIKASALGIAYHAKPKVNEQAAVTIRHADLMGVFCILSGSLIHEER encoded by the coding sequence ATGCCAAATAGTCTGACCTGGTGCGATCTGCCTTCCGATGTCTCTCTCTGGCCGGGGTTACCTCTTTCTCTCAGCGGTGATGAAGTGATGCCGCTGGACTACCGCGCTGGCCAAACCGGCTGGCTGCTGTATGGGCGTCAGCTCGACAAAGCCCGCCTTACCGATTACCAGCACCGCCTGGGTGCTGCAATGGTGATCGTCAGTGCATGGAGCGTGGAAGATTATCAGGTGCTGCGTCTGGCGGGTTCGCTGACGCCGCGCGCGACGAAACTGGCCCATGAAATGGGGCTGGACGTTGCGCCGCTGGGGCGTATCCCCCACCTGAAAACACCGGGTTTGCTGGTGATGGATATGGATTCGACGGCGATTGAGATCGAATGCATTGATGAGATTGCCAAGCTGGCCGGTAGCGGCGAGCTGGTCGCCGAAGTCACCGAACGTGCGATGCGCGGCGAGCTGGATTTTGCCGCCAGCCTGCGCCAGCGCGTGGCCACGCTAAAAGATGCCGATGCCAATATCCTCAAGCAGGTGCGCGATGTCCTGCCGCTGATGCCGGGCCTGACCTCGCTGGTGCAGAAACTGCAGGCGCTGGGCTGGGAGGTGGCGATTGCCTCCGGCGGCTTTACCTATTATGCCGAACACCTGCGTGACACGCTGCACCTGTCGGCCGTGGCCGCTAACGTGCTGGAGATCCGCGACGGTAAACTGACCGGTGAAGTGCTGGGCGATATCGTTGATGCGCAGTACAAAGCCGATACGCTGAAGCGCCTGGCCGAGCGTTTTAACATTGCGCCTGAGCAAACGGTGGCGGTGGGCGACGGTGCGAACGATTTACCGATGATCAAGGCGTCCGCGTTGGGTATTGCTTACCACGCGAAGCCGAAGGTTAATGAACAGGCCGCGGTGACCATTCGCCATGCGGATCTGATGGGCGTGTTCTGTATTCTCAGCGGCAGCCTGATTCACGAAGAGCGTTAA
- the radA gene encoding DNA repair protein RadA: MAKAVKRAFVCNECGADYPRWQGQCSACHAWNTITEVRLAASPAAARNERLSGYAGSAGTSRVQKLSEISLEALPRFTTGFKEFDRVLGGGVVPGSAILIGGNPGAGKSTLLLQTLCKLSEGMKTLYVTGEESLQQVAMRAHRLGLPTENLNMLSETSIEQICLIAEQEQPKLMVIDSIQVMHMADIQSSPGSVAQVRETAAYLTRFAKTRGVAIVMVGHVTKDGSLAGPKVLEHCIDCSVLLDGDADSRFRTLRSHKNRFGAVNELGVFAMTEQGLREVSNPSAIFLSRGDEVTSGSSVMVLWEGTRPLLVEIQALVDHSMMGNPRRVAVGLEQNRLAILLAVLHRHGGLQMADQDVFVNVVGGVKVTETSADLALMLSMVSSLRDRPLPQDLVVFGEVGLAGEIRPVPSGQERISEAAKHGFRRAIVPAANVPKKMPENMKVYGVKKLADALAILDDL, translated from the coding sequence TTGGCTAAAGCGGTAAAACGCGCCTTTGTCTGTAACGAATGTGGCGCAGACTATCCGCGCTGGCAGGGGCAATGCAGCGCCTGTCACGCCTGGAATACCATCACCGAGGTGCGGCTGGCCGCATCTCCCGCTGCCGCACGCAATGAGCGTCTGTCTGGTTACGCCGGCAGTGCCGGGACCAGCCGCGTGCAGAAGCTGTCGGAAATCAGCCTTGAGGCACTGCCGCGCTTTACCACCGGGTTTAAAGAATTTGACCGCGTGCTGGGCGGCGGCGTGGTGCCGGGCAGTGCGATTCTGATCGGCGGCAACCCCGGTGCGGGTAAGAGTACGCTGCTGCTGCAGACGCTGTGCAAGCTGTCGGAAGGGATGAAAACTCTTTACGTCACCGGGGAGGAGTCACTGCAGCAGGTGGCCATGCGTGCGCACCGGCTGGGGCTGCCGACCGAAAACCTGAATATGCTGTCGGAAACCAGCATTGAGCAGATCTGCCTGATCGCCGAGCAGGAACAGCCGAAGCTGATGGTGATTGACTCCATTCAGGTGATGCATATGGCGGATATCCAGTCGTCGCCGGGCAGCGTGGCGCAGGTGCGGGAAACCGCCGCCTATCTGACCCGCTTCGCCAAAACCCGTGGGGTGGCCATCGTGATGGTCGGCCACGTTACCAAGGACGGATCGCTGGCTGGTCCCAAGGTGCTTGAGCACTGCATCGACTGTTCGGTCCTGCTGGATGGCGATGCCGATTCCCGCTTCCGCACGCTGCGCAGCCATAAAAACCGCTTCGGTGCGGTGAATGAGCTGGGCGTCTTCGCGATGACCGAGCAGGGTCTGCGTGAGGTCAGCAATCCGTCGGCGATTTTCCTCAGCCGCGGCGATGAGGTGACCTCCGGCAGCTCGGTGATGGTGCTGTGGGAAGGGACACGCCCGCTGCTGGTGGAGATTCAGGCGCTGGTCGATCACTCGATGATGGGGAATCCGCGCCGCGTGGCGGTCGGCCTGGAGCAGAACCGACTGGCGATCCTGCTGGCGGTACTGCATCGCCACGGCGGCCTGCAGATGGCCGATCAGGACGTGTTTGTGAACGTGGTCGGCGGCGTGAAGGTGACGGAAACCAGTGCGGACCTGGCGCTGATGCTGTCGATGGTTTCCAGCCTGCGCGATCGTCCACTGCCGCAGGATCTGGTGGTGTTTGGTGAAGTCGGCCTGGCCGGAGAAATCCGTCCGGTGCCGAGCGGGCAGGAACGCATCTCCGAAGCCGCCAAGCACGGTTTCCGCCGCGCCATCGTTCCCGCGGCCAACGTGCCGAAGAAAATGCCGGAGAATATGAAGGTTTACGGAGTGAAGAAGCTGGCGGATGCGCTGGCGATTCTTGACGACCTATAA
- the nadR gene encoding multifunctional transcriptional regulator/nicotinamide-nucleotide adenylyltransferase/ribosylnicotinamide kinase NadR: MSSFDYLKTAIRQQGCTLQQVADASGMTKGYLSQLLNAKIKSPSAQKLEALHRFLGLEFPRREKTIGVVFGKFYPLHTGHIYLIQRACSQVDELHIIMGYDEPRDKKLFEDSAMSQQPTVSDRLRWLLQTFKYQKNIRIHAFNEEGMEPYPHGWDVWSEGVRAFMDDRGIVPDRIYTSEEADAPQFKAHLNVDTVVIDPQRSFMSISGGQIRQDPFRYWEYIPTEVKPFFVRTVAILGGESSGKSTLVNKLANIFNTTSAWEFGRDYVFSHLGGDEMALQYSDYDKIALGQAQYIDFAVKYANKVAFIDTDFVTTQAFCKKYEGREHPFVQALIDEYRFDLVILVENNVPWVADGLRSLGSSVDRKEFQELLVSMLNENGISYVHVEQDNYDERFLRCVDLVKAMLGAQ; the protein is encoded by the coding sequence GTGTCGTCATTTGATTATCTGAAAACCGCCATTCGTCAGCAGGGCTGCACGCTGCAGCAGGTTGCTGACGCCAGCGGCATGACCAAGGGCTACCTCAGCCAGCTGCTGAATGCCAAAATCAAAAGCCCCAGCGCGCAAAAGCTGGAGGCGCTGCACCGCTTCCTCGGGCTGGAGTTTCCGCGCCGTGAAAAAACCATTGGCGTGGTGTTTGGCAAATTTTATCCCCTGCATACCGGCCATATATATCTGATCCAGCGTGCCTGCAGCCAGGTGGATGAGCTGCATATTATTATGGGCTACGATGAGCCGCGCGACAAAAAGCTGTTTGAAGACAGCGCGATGTCGCAGCAGCCCACCGTAAGCGATCGCCTGCGCTGGCTGTTACAGACCTTCAAATACCAGAAAAATATCCGCATTCACGCGTTCAATGAAGAGGGGATGGAACCTTATCCTCACGGCTGGGACGTCTGGAGCGAGGGCGTGCGCGCCTTTATGGACGATCGTGGCATTGTGCCGGATCGGATCTATACCAGTGAAGAGGCGGATGCCCCGCAGTTTAAGGCTCATCTGAATGTGGATACGGTGGTGATCGATCCGCAGCGGTCCTTTATGAGCATCAGCGGTGGGCAGATCCGCCAGGATCCGTTCCGCTACTGGGAATATATTCCAACCGAGGTGAAGCCGTTCTTCGTGCGTACCGTGGCGATCCTCGGCGGGGAGTCCAGCGGGAAATCGACGCTGGTCAACAAGCTGGCGAACATCTTCAACACCACCAGCGCCTGGGAGTTTGGCCGCGATTATGTTTTCTCGCACCTGGGCGGCGATGAGATGGCGCTGCAGTATTCCGACTACGACAAAATCGCCCTTGGGCAGGCACAGTACATTGATTTTGCGGTGAAATACGCTAACAAGGTCGCCTTTATCGATACCGACTTTGTGACGACTCAGGCGTTCTGTAAGAAGTATGAAGGCCGTGAACACCCCTTCGTGCAGGCGTTGATCGATGAGTACCGCTTCGATCTGGTGATCCTGGTGGAGAACAACGTGCCGTGGGTGGCCGACGGCCTGCGCAGCCTGGGTAGCTCTGTCGATCGTAAAGAGTTTCAGGAGCTGCTGGTGTCGATGCTGAATGAGAACGGCATCAGCTATGTGCACGTGGAGCAGGATAACTACGACGAGCGCTTCCTGCGCTGCGTGGATCTGGTTAAGGCGATGCTGGGCGCGCAGTAA
- a CDS encoding zinc-binding alcohol dehydrogenase family protein translates to MTIKAIAINPENPQQFIEIQQPQPAPGEYDLLVDVKAVSVNPVDTKVHKGAQKNGLQQPRILGWDASGVVLAVGSKVTGFSIGDEVYYAGDITRPGSNATRQLVDARITGHKPRQLDWAQAAAIPLTALTAWEGLFDRLQIDRAAEGKTLLIVGGAGGVGSLAIPFAKLHSKVKVIATASRPDSAQWCQDRGADLVIDYKDMAAELAKHGLKYVDYIFCLNDTDGHWDAMSQIVAPQGQICTIVENEKPLSMDQLKLKSAALHFEFMYTRSMFTTDDIARQGEILEATAALLDEGKITTSLSKTLHGLSVETLTEAHQLVLEGHMRGKVVIVY, encoded by the coding sequence ATGACCATTAAAGCGATTGCCATTAACCCGGAAAACCCTCAGCAGTTTATTGAAATTCAACAGCCGCAGCCTGCGCCAGGCGAGTACGATCTGCTGGTGGACGTGAAGGCCGTTTCGGTTAACCCGGTGGATACCAAAGTGCACAAGGGTGCGCAGAAAAACGGCCTGCAGCAGCCGCGCATTCTCGGCTGGGACGCCAGCGGCGTTGTGCTGGCCGTTGGCAGCAAGGTCACCGGCTTTAGCATCGGCGATGAGGTTTACTACGCCGGTGATATCACTCGCCCCGGCAGCAACGCCACCCGGCAGCTGGTTGACGCTCGCATCACCGGCCACAAACCGCGCCAACTGGACTGGGCACAGGCGGCGGCGATCCCACTGACCGCGCTGACCGCGTGGGAAGGCCTGTTCGATCGTCTGCAGATCGACAGGGCCGCAGAAGGCAAAACGCTGCTGATCGTCGGCGGCGCGGGCGGAGTGGGATCGCTGGCGATCCCGTTTGCTAAACTGCACAGCAAAGTGAAAGTGATCGCCACCGCTTCACGCCCGGATTCCGCGCAGTGGTGTCAGGATCGCGGAGCCGACCTGGTCATTGATTACAAAGATATGGCGGCGGAGCTGGCGAAACACGGCCTTAAATACGTGGATTATATCTTCTGCCTGAACGACACCGACGGACACTGGGACGCCATGAGCCAGATCGTCGCGCCGCAGGGTCAGATTTGTACCATTGTGGAAAACGAGAAACCGCTGAGCATGGATCAGCTGAAGCTGAAAAGCGCGGCGCTGCATTTTGAGTTTATGTACACCCGCAGCATGTTCACCACCGACGATATTGCCCGCCAGGGCGAGATTCTGGAGGCGACAGCTGCACTGCTGGATGAGGGAAAAATTACCACCTCACTCAGTAAAACGCTGCATGGCCTGAGCGTGGAAACGCTGACCGAAGCCCACCAGCTGGTGCTGGAAGGCCATATGCGCGGCAAAGTGGTGATTGTGTATTGA